A section of the Arabiibacter massiliensis genome encodes:
- a CDS encoding EAL domain-containing protein: MLEYLDNLSEIVYVADLETHELLYLNEAGKRHYGVDDVRGRKCYEALQGEEAPCPYCTNERLSFDEPYTWEYASPSSKRRYLVKDLIIDWHGRPARLEVALDSVPTDVRGDALENALQAEGSALRCVRELYRARDAQDAATLLLDQVGAFMEADRAFLYDSSAEDCVVREWTAPGKEPLYGGLDEEVLQELLQRWTRHFADSEGVVVSDVRTLRGRHPDAYADFVRRGVRSVAVAPLEHEGGVVGFLGVENAPTAKLRSAASLLNTLGYFFLMTEQRIATERKLTRLSFHDSLTGLCNRNRYMADVERLEKQGGAPSLGAVFLDLNDLKDVNDLYGHDCGDELLRESAGAMKRALVGFDVYRIGGDEFVALAPGMSRERFDELVGRLEEALGGEDGRWQRHVSLGAQWAPECADVNALLQAADAQMYEQKRSFHREKAFAGLTPAEPDVSRSSGPIALDSGSLLREYNMLMSALRVSVSKHLMTERFEVVWANDFYYQLTGYTRQEYEGLFNNNVADYFADYPDEFSDLARIVMEAVAAGEPGYECLLHMPVKGGNRMWIRVVGLFTNEQVDGIPVIYATFTGVDDVVQMQRERSMTFENLPGFVARYRVTPGGIKLMWGNHRFEEFFGTIGEDVTQRLFEENLAYNAEAIGARYEAFRQGLPATFEVEAKSCTGRKAFFTVVAECIDWKDGDPVYLVLYLDTTEVVEQRHRAEVANERLRTLAFVDPVTGGRNRTSFDMDATAAVQAAPPGAFALVAVDIEKFKVINDQFGLEQGDAVLGLVNECFASHLGKGELVGRISADVFNLLMRNDEPRALASRIERMAVDANKRLAIDGVPTYVLTFTAGVYAVDDPALPMMRIQDRANVARKKKDGSSRGERLCVCRFYSNEDRVRLSTEKDIENRMRDALAAGEFEVHLQPKLDVRANAVAGAEALVRWRDPVRGLVMPGDFIPLFERNGFVVELDLHIFEQVCALLRAWIRAGERPVPVSVNLSRRHLTDLRFLEAFERIRARFDVPASLLEFEITETLVFEDPELLSSVIDAIHRAGYRCSMDDFGSGYSSLNVLKNLEVDVLKLDRAFFGDPNCDEARGAAIIDAVIAMARQLGMDTVAEGVETEAQLGFLAKAGCDYIQGYLFSRPVDAAAFERLVFGAEVPGGARELGCVGGACRLDRKQAGSAGRGGESG; this comes from the coding sequence AGCCCTTCCTCGAAGCGCCGCTATCTGGTGAAAGACCTGATCATCGATTGGCACGGGCGTCCGGCGCGCCTTGAGGTGGCGCTCGATTCCGTGCCCACCGACGTGCGGGGCGATGCGCTGGAAAACGCGCTGCAGGCGGAGGGCTCGGCGCTGCGCTGCGTGCGCGAGCTGTACCGCGCCCGCGATGCGCAGGACGCCGCGACCCTCCTGCTCGATCAGGTGGGAGCGTTCATGGAGGCCGACCGTGCCTTCTTGTACGACTCCTCGGCGGAAGACTGCGTGGTGCGCGAATGGACCGCCCCGGGCAAGGAGCCGCTCTACGGCGGGCTCGACGAAGAGGTCCTCCAAGAGCTGCTGCAGCGCTGGACGCGCCACTTCGCCGACAGCGAGGGCGTGGTGGTGAGCGACGTGCGGACGCTGCGCGGGCGCCACCCGGATGCATACGCCGATTTCGTGCGGCGCGGCGTGCGCAGCGTCGCCGTGGCCCCGCTCGAGCACGAGGGCGGCGTCGTGGGCTTCCTCGGCGTGGAGAACGCGCCGACGGCGAAGCTGCGCAGCGCCGCCTCCCTGCTCAACACGCTGGGCTACTTCTTCCTCATGACCGAGCAGCGCATCGCCACCGAGCGCAAGCTCACGCGCCTGAGCTTCCACGACTCGCTCACCGGCCTGTGCAACCGCAATCGCTACATGGCCGATGTCGAGCGCCTCGAGAAGCAGGGCGGCGCCCCCTCGCTCGGCGCGGTGTTCCTGGATCTCAACGACCTCAAGGACGTCAACGACCTGTACGGCCACGACTGCGGCGACGAGCTTCTGCGTGAGAGCGCCGGGGCCATGAAGCGCGCGCTCGTCGGCTTCGACGTGTACCGCATCGGCGGCGACGAGTTCGTGGCGCTTGCCCCCGGCATGTCGCGCGAGCGCTTCGACGAGCTGGTGGGACGGTTGGAGGAGGCCCTCGGCGGAGAGGACGGCCGCTGGCAGCGCCACGTGTCGCTCGGCGCGCAGTGGGCCCCCGAATGCGCCGACGTGAACGCGCTTCTGCAGGCCGCCGACGCGCAGATGTACGAGCAGAAACGCTCGTTCCATCGCGAGAAGGCGTTCGCCGGCCTTACCCCGGCCGAGCCCGACGTCTCGCGCAGCTCCGGGCCCATCGCCCTGGATTCGGGCTCGCTTCTACGCGAGTACAACATGCTCATGAGCGCTTTGCGCGTGAGCGTGAGCAAGCACCTCATGACCGAGCGGTTCGAGGTGGTGTGGGCCAACGACTTCTACTACCAGCTGACGGGCTACACGCGCCAGGAGTACGAGGGGCTGTTCAACAACAACGTGGCCGACTACTTCGCCGACTACCCCGACGAGTTCTCCGATCTCGCCCGCATAGTCATGGAGGCCGTGGCGGCGGGCGAGCCCGGCTACGAGTGTTTGCTGCACATGCCGGTGAAGGGCGGCAACCGCATGTGGATCCGCGTGGTGGGGCTGTTCACCAACGAGCAGGTGGACGGCATCCCGGTGATCTATGCGACGTTCACCGGCGTGGACGACGTCGTGCAGATGCAGCGGGAGCGCTCCATGACCTTCGAGAACCTGCCGGGCTTCGTCGCGCGCTACCGCGTGACTCCGGGCGGCATCAAGCTCATGTGGGGCAACCACCGGTTCGAGGAGTTCTTCGGCACCATCGGCGAGGATGTCACCCAGCGGCTGTTCGAAGAGAACCTGGCCTACAACGCGGAGGCCATCGGCGCGCGCTACGAGGCGTTCCGCCAGGGCCTGCCCGCAACGTTCGAGGTGGAGGCCAAGAGCTGCACGGGCCGCAAGGCGTTCTTCACGGTGGTGGCCGAATGCATCGACTGGAAGGACGGCGATCCGGTCTACCTCGTGCTGTACCTGGACACTACCGAGGTGGTCGAACAGCGCCACCGCGCGGAGGTGGCCAACGAGCGTCTGCGCACCCTCGCGTTCGTGGACCCGGTGACGGGCGGGCGCAACCGCACGAGCTTCGACATGGACGCGACCGCCGCCGTGCAGGCCGCGCCGCCCGGCGCCTTCGCCCTCGTGGCCGTGGACATCGAGAAGTTCAAGGTGATCAACGACCAGTTCGGCCTCGAGCAGGGAGACGCGGTGCTGGGGCTCGTGAACGAGTGCTTCGCCAGCCACCTGGGGAAAGGCGAGCTTGTTGGGCGCATCTCGGCAGACGTGTTCAACCTGCTTATGCGCAACGACGAGCCCCGTGCGCTCGCGAGCCGCATCGAGCGCATGGCGGTGGACGCGAACAAGCGCCTCGCCATCGACGGCGTGCCCACCTACGTGCTCACCTTCACGGCCGGCGTGTATGCGGTGGACGATCCGGCGCTTCCCATGATGCGCATCCAGGACCGCGCCAACGTGGCCCGCAAGAAGAAGGACGGCTCGTCGCGCGGCGAGCGGCTGTGCGTCTGCCGCTTCTACAGCAACGAGGACCGCGTGCGGCTGTCCACGGAGAAGGACATCGAGAACCGCATGCGCGACGCGCTGGCCGCCGGCGAGTTCGAGGTGCACCTGCAGCCGAAGCTCGACGTGCGCGCGAACGCGGTGGCGGGCGCCGAGGCGCTCGTGCGCTGGAGGGACCCCGTGCGCGGCCTCGTCATGCCGGGCGACTTCATCCCGCTGTTCGAGCGCAACGGGTTCGTGGTCGAGCTCGACCTGCACATATTCGAGCAGGTGTGCGCTCTTCTGCGCGCGTGGATCCGCGCGGGCGAGCGCCCCGTGCCGGTGTCGGTGAACCTGTCGCGCAGGCACTTGACCGACCTGCGCTTCCTCGAGGCCTTCGAGCGCATCCGCGCGCGCTTCGACGTGCCGGCCTCGCTGCTGGAGTTCGAGATCACCGAGACGCTCGTGTTCGAGGACCCCGAGCTGCTCTCGAGCGTCATCGACGCCATCCACCGCGCGGGGTACCGCTGCTCCATGGACGACTTCGGCAGCGGCTACTCGTCGCTCAACGTGCTGAAGAACCTCGAGGTGGACGTGCTCAAGCTGGACCGCGCGTTCTTCGGCGACCCCAACTGCGACGAGGCGCGCGGGGCGGCCATCATCGACGCCGTCATCGCGATGGCGCGCCAGCTGGGCATGGACACGGTGGCCGAGGGCGTGGAAACCGAGGCGCAGCTGGGCTTTTTGGCGAAGGCGGGCTGCGACTACATCCAGGGCTACCTGTTCTCGCGGCCGGTGGACGCGGCGGCGTTCGAGCGCCTCGTGTTCGGGGCCGAGGTGCCGGGCGGCGCGCGCGAGCTGGGCTGCGTGGGCGGCGCGTGCCGGCTGGACCGCAAGCAGGCGGGCTCGGCGGGGCGCGGGGGCGAGAGCGGTTGA
- the rpsA gene encoding 30S ribosomal protein S1 has protein sequence MTDIKNTSVIDFEDISDAEMNAMIDGTLTEFDEGDLVDGTVVKIEHDEVLVDIGFKSEGVIPSRELSIRKDADPSDIVELGEKIEALVLQKEDKDGRLILSKKRAEYERAWIRVEEKFKAGEVVTGEVIEVVKGGLILDIGLRGFLPASLVDLRRVKDLDMYLGTEIEARVIEMDRNRNNVVLSRRVLLEEGRKNERAEILAKLTKGMRLKGTVSSIVDFGAFVDLGGIDGLVHISELSWNHVNHPSEVVKVGDEVEVEVLDVDLQRERISLGLKQTTEDPWIKLVESYPVGTIVDGKVTKIVPFGAFIELGQSIEGLVHISEMAMKHIDTPAQVVKAGDEVKVKVMEINPERRRISLSMKAAAADLGFEIEVDETIQAEEKPAKKKAEKKEEAAPVAEEPAAE, from the coding sequence TTGACCGACATCAAGAACACGTCCGTCATCGACTTCGAGGACATCTCCGATGCGGAAATGAACGCGATGATCGACGGCACGCTGACCGAGTTCGACGAGGGCGACCTGGTCGACGGCACGGTCGTCAAGATCGAGCACGACGAGGTGCTCGTGGACATCGGGTTCAAGAGCGAGGGCGTCATCCCGTCGCGCGAGCTGTCCATCCGCAAGGACGCCGACCCGTCCGACATCGTGGAGCTGGGCGAGAAGATCGAAGCCCTCGTGCTCCAGAAGGAGGACAAGGACGGCCGCCTGATCCTCTCCAAGAAGCGCGCCGAGTACGAGCGTGCCTGGATCCGCGTCGAAGAGAAGTTCAAGGCCGGCGAAGTGGTCACGGGCGAGGTCATCGAAGTGGTCAAGGGCGGCCTCATCCTGGACATCGGCCTGCGCGGCTTCCTGCCGGCGTCGCTGGTCGACCTCCGTCGCGTCAAGGATCTCGACATGTACCTGGGCACCGAGATCGAGGCCCGCGTCATCGAGATGGACCGCAACCGCAACAACGTCGTGCTGTCCCGCCGCGTGCTGCTTGAGGAGGGCCGCAAGAACGAGCGCGCCGAGATCCTCGCGAAGCTCACGAAGGGCATGCGCCTCAAGGGCACCGTCTCCTCGATCGTCGACTTCGGCGCGTTCGTCGACCTCGGCGGCATCGACGGCCTGGTGCACATCTCCGAGCTGTCCTGGAACCACGTCAACCATCCCTCCGAGGTCGTCAAGGTGGGCGACGAGGTCGAGGTGGAGGTCCTGGACGTCGATCTGCAGCGCGAGCGCATCTCGCTCGGCCTCAAGCAGACGACGGAGGATCCGTGGATCAAGCTCGTCGAGAGCTATCCGGTGGGCACCATCGTCGACGGCAAGGTGACCAAGATCGTGCCGTTTGGCGCGTTCATCGAGCTCGGCCAGTCCATCGAGGGCCTCGTGCACATCTCCGAGATGGCTATGAAGCACATCGACACCCCCGCGCAGGTCGTGAAGGCCGGCGACGAGGTGAAGGTGAAGGTCATGGAGATCAACCCCGAGCGCCGTCGTATCTCCCTGTCCATGAAGGCCGCCGCGGCTGACCTGGGCTTCGAGATCGAGGTCGACGAGACCATCCAGGCCGAGGAGAAGCCGGCCAAGAAGAAGGCCGAGAAGAAGGAAGAGGCTGCTCCGGTCGCCGAGGAGCCCGCCGCCGAGTAA